The proteins below come from a single Alnus glutinosa chromosome 9, dhAlnGlut1.1, whole genome shotgun sequence genomic window:
- the LOC133876893 gene encoding uncharacterized protein LOC133876893 — MVNTPLARRGTVEENMREEAGTSHDPQAEIVRLNEKIAQLERELHERDHTKQQKTQKDSSRGDQGNPARKGPPPEEIAIEESSTEGGVELANLMKKNKEEKKWWAEKLAKLEQQCDYLMGSTQSKAKGKASLTDSLFSTTASPFTDQIMSCQLPGKFKMPEIPMYTGLGDPIEHLASFRVHTVLHATPNEVACRVFPLTLAGGAREWFRTLPPRSISGFEGLAKKFVSQLMADVVRKKPAQQLMTIKQGPQESLRSYLLRFNQERLAAESQSEQFIHCAIYQGIRKDGALMADLARRSVDGLQDFFDRAEEFVNQEETLRTIREAEGPAKENPTPNRKLKQRAAPRVENYNWTPVNALAKEILTEIRKDSRHKDPSPIKGQSPLHNRHKYCHYQDSFGHYTDNCISLKEIEKYIADGKLKCFLGRRESSLDKCPAYRFTGNQGSSGRDVRSGKQPYHQERKLPQQPRGGGRAEKSPQRERSRSRGRPEDWGSFPEIQTIAGGFGGGGETHSARKSYAKEMREVSIYAVAKPVKTARREKLVITFSDEDYKGVYLPHSDALVVTMVIGNHKIHWVLVDNGSSADILYKSTFDLMKISKEKLSAFRFPLVGFAGEQVMPLGSIELQVTVGSPPMQKTIPVRFLIVDQPSAYNAIFGRTAQAELKAVTSIPHLNMKFSTEEGVGVVRGEQKAARKCYNISLGSPSCQARPDQGTGLVAK, encoded by the exons ATGGTGAATACGCCGTTAGCTCGAAGAGGGACAGTTGAAGAAAATATGCGTGAAGAGGCGGGAACTTCTCATGATCCGCAGGCAGAGATAGTTCGTCTGAATGAGAAGATAGCGCAACTTGAAAGGGAGTTACACGAACGAGATCATACAAAGCAACAGAAAACTCAAAAAGATTCCTCACGTGGTGACCAGGGGAATCCCGCGCGCAAAGGCCCACCTCCCGAGGAGATAGCTATAGAGGAGAGCAGTACCGAAGGTGGCGTAGAGCTCGCCAACCTTATGAAGAAAAATAAGGAGGAGAAGAAGTGGTGGGCTGAGAAATTGGCTAAACTGGAGCAGCAATGTGACTACTTGATGGGTTCCACCCAATCAAAGGCCAAGGGGAAAGCTTCATTGACTGATAGTTTGTTTTCCACCACTGCGTCCCCCTTTACCGACCAGATAATGTCGTGTCAGCTCCCAGGTAAGTTCAAAATGCCTGAGATACCGATGTACACAGGACTGGGGGACCCGATCGAGCACCTGGCAAGTTTTCGTGTCCACACAGTATTACATGCTACACCGAACGAAGTTGCATGTCGAGTTTTCCCCCTTACTTTGGCGGGGGGAGCTCGGGAATGGTTTAGAACCCTGCCGCCTCGTTCAATTTCGGGCTTTGAAGGCTTAGCTAAAAAGTTCGTGTCACAATTAATGGCCGACGTTGTTCGGAAGAAGCCCGCTCAGCAGTTAATGACTATCAAGCAGGGCCCTCAGGAGTCGCTGCGAAGTTATCTACTTCGCTTTAATCAAGAAAGGTTGGCTGCAGAGAGCCAAAGTGAGCAATTCATCCATTGTGCCATATATCAAGGCATAAGGAAGGATGGCGCGCTTATGGCGGATTTGGCAAGGAGGTCAGTCGATGGGCTGCAGGACTTTTTCGATCGAGCGGAAGAATTCGTAAACCAAGAGGAAACCCTTCGCACAATCCGAGAAGCAGAGGGGCCAGCGAAAGAGAATCCCACGCCGAACAGGAAGTTAAAGCAGAGGGCGGCTCCG AGGGTTGAGAATTATAACTGGACGCCTGTAAATGCTCTAGCGAAGGAAATTCTCACGGAGATCAGGAAAGATTCGAGGCATAAGGATCCTTCGCCGATAAAAGGCCAGTCGCCCCTTCATAATCGTCATAAGTACTGTCACTATCAGGACTCTTTCGGCCACTATACTGATAATTGCATCTCCCTGAAAGAAATCGAGAAATATATAGCTGACGGTAAGTTAAAATGCTTCTTGGGAAGGCGTGAAAGTTCCTTGGACAAGTGCCCTGCATATAGATTCACAGGGAACCAGGGATCATCCGGGCGCGACGTACGTTCAGGAAAGCAGCCGTACCATCAAGAAAGAAAACTGCCTCAGCAGCCCAGGGGGGGTGGCCGAGCAGAGAAGTCGCCACAGCGTGAGCGAAGCAGGAGCCGCGGGAGGCCGGAGGACTGGGGGAGCTTCCCCGAAATTCAGACTATAGCGGGGGGCTTTGGAGGTGGAGGCGAGACTCATTCAGCTCGCAAATCTTATGCGAAGGAAATGCGGGAAGTGTCCATTTACGCGGTCGCCAAGCCGGTAAAAACTGCGAGGCGGGAGAAGTTGGTCATCACCTTCTCGGATGAAGACTACAAGGGGGTATACTTACCCCACTCGGATGCTTTGGTAGTGACCATGGTTATAGGGAATCATAAGATACACTGGGTCTTGGTGGATAATGGCAGTTCCGCGGATATTCTATACAAGTCAACCTTTGATCTGATGAAAATCAGTAAGGAAAAACTTTCTGCTTTTCGATTTCCTTTGGTGGGATTCGCGGGAGAGCAGGTGATGCCCTTGGGGTCGATCGAGCTGCAAGTTACAGTAGGCAGCCCACCAATGCAGAAGACAATTCCGGTGAGGTTTCTCATCGTTGATCAACCCTCCGCTTACAATGCTATATTTGGAAGAACAGCTCAGGCCGAGTTGAAGGCGGTAACATCAATACCGCATCTTAACATGAAATTTTCGACGGAAGAAGGAGTAGGAGTGGTCCGAGGAGAACAAAAGGCAGCTCGTAAATGCTACAATATTTCTTTGGGAAGTCCTTCTTGCCAGGCACGCCCCGATCAAGGGACGGGCCTTGTAGCCAAATAG